One Lucilia cuprina isolate Lc7/37 chromosome 4, ASM2204524v1, whole genome shotgun sequence DNA segment encodes these proteins:
- the LOC124419222 gene encoding GATA zinc finger domain-containing protein 24-like, translating to MRTVLSCKNPASLEKAMDILFEDKVKEYSGVNRKQDYQYNDNRTNNYREPNNDNRQKHFSSQRDYQTDRRNNYQYQGQNNGSNQTARNQSYYRSGGQDQPQSRRLYDGGARQPQLRRFHGDNVHQSQSQRFYNGNTQGQRWNHNNNRYNGGQNPQQQFVSENFLEPASGAGYHF from the exons ATGAGGACGGTATTGTCGTGTAAAAATCCTGCTTCCTTGGAGAAAGCTATGGATATATTGTTTGAAG ACAAGGTTAAAGAATATAGTGGTGTGAATAGGAAACAGGATTATCAATATAATGATAATAGAACAAATAACTATCGCGAACCGAACAATGACAATCGACAAAAACATTTCAGTAGTCAACGTGACTACCAAACTGATAGACGAAATAATTACCAATACCAAGGACAGAATAACGGCTCTAACCAAACTGCACGGAATCAGAGTTATTATAGAAGTGGTGGTCAAGATCAACCACAATCGCGAAGACTCTATGATGGTGGTGCACGGCAACCACAATTGCGGAGATTTCATGGTGATAATGTGCATCAATCACAATCGCAAAGGTTTTATAATGGAAATACACAGGGACAAAGATGGAATCACAATAATAACCGTTATAATGGTGGTCAAAATCCTCAACAACAATTTGTGTCTGAAAATTTTCTGGAGCCGGCCTCGGGGGCAGGTTaccatttttaa